A window of Misgurnus anguillicaudatus chromosome 3, ASM2758022v2, whole genome shotgun sequence genomic DNA:
CTCATTGGCCTTGATGAACTGGTTAAAGTCTCGCTTGGTCCAGATAGTGAAACCCTGTGAAAGGAGACACAAGAGCCACTATAATTAGCACCAtcacctaaaaaaataaatgtagttaAGTTTTCACGTATACACTAGGGCTGCGACGAGtaatcgtgtgtcccattaaaaatgcccctgaaatcgattcagaatcgattgttcatgcacagcttgtacGTGTACtatggcatttggtcagtaagaagtccttatcaatctaaaatcattatgagtctgagtcgttaataatgtgcatttaaaatattctttattatcatgaaaatacctcaAAAtttttgaagaacagcaatataaatattcctattattgacatttcctggaatagggtTTGTAATGCTgctacttctgtggcacaaagggagtttctgaacaagagcgccccctggctgcaggatttcaccgtaataattaaaatgtattcattgagaaaacgcgcatttgcacgattaatcgttacagcccttgTATACATGAGGGTCCGCATATACGTGAAACAAATTTCATCATTAGAATAGTATGCGCGCTGTTGGATTTTTGTAACTGCGTGTAGGTCGCTCATGTAACGTACAGAAGAAtatagtatgtagcccaggagatgcattgcattggTCGCAACATGCATGGGTCAAACGTCTGTGTACATgtatgagtcaaataaactaggCTGTGCATGCGCTAATGTTAGTGTACACAAAAAACTATACTCTGGGCCTTAAACATGAAAGGCGATTTTCATTAACTGTGACTGCAGGTTAACTCTTAATTAAACACTTGGTGATCcttatttttttaactcttttcccgccattgacaagttatctagTCAATTCTTAGAAAATGCTTCCGTGTcaaatgacgagtttttacggccatccatatttccactattatccactattttgcgctcttacacaacttatacacaataaagcatccactgatccaaaatcttgtgtatgttttgattataGTTCTttatctgatctctaacaaaagtcctttacaaaaatgcaattatttcagctttttgcccaaaatttggtattttgaagaaacctacccatattgagaggtgataaaaggagaacaaatgaagataggattaaAACGTTTTGGGTTTTTTTAAAAGCAGGTGgtcttctttcatttgatatattgtaagtttatatatttaaagaagaacattttctaaaaagcattaaacttttgtgaaaatcaaaaatggcaacttttttttaaacgttggtggggaaagagttaaaagcaaTACATGAACTCATATCTAACACAAGCATGtggcacaagccctgaaaagtgaagcaaAAACGTCTTGATcaccccccagtgactggtcccagtataggtcataaaccccatgttattcaatagagacagagcgcagcgcatcataacctgaaaacAACGCCCACTGGGggggaaacaatccaaccgtctccattaactttgtattgcgagaggccgcctccttgtcatttctggcttataacaaaaaaactgaataatgcctaaaagctgctgtgtgtacagctaacaagccaaaaaacccagaaataagtttttataagctgtcgagccgtaaaactcagcctttgaggagaaaaaagtggatcgctgaCTGCGTttcccctagtggacgcagatTCGTTAaaagtagtactatgaaaagttgcccatTTCCACTTTtatgtctttaaacgctcgttttttgaggtcgaaagcttataaaaacgtatttacagattaaacttaaaaacagaacaatacccataaaagctgctgtgtgacaaggcgcacagccaacaagccaaaaaaacagaattaagtttttatCAGaaaatccacttttttctccttaaagactgggttttacggctcgacagcttataaaaacgtatttctgggttctttggcttgttacctgtacatattgtcacacagcagcttttaggcattattctgttttttgttataagccagaaatgacaaggaggcggcctctcgcaatactaagtcaatggagacggatggattgttttccccccggtgggcgtggttttcaaatttgcataactgcgctctgtctctatggcacttgagaccaactaaacaatttaattacactacgattcaatcttttttttttccgaagctggtttctgtcatttactgtagttttttatCACActaatgtaaattcaagtgtttgtttttaaagtaagtttagatttagtatgatataaaaatggtggtgtcacgtcatgattgataGCTGTGATATGAACATTCTGCAAGAGCGAGGCCTTGGTTTTGCgtctttacttcctgctcacttcTACGCAGGACTGTTCCCAAAATTACTACTGCGCAAACtgaagacccaagatgtcagcgccatatcgggacactgatggcttcacttttcaccaatggaagaaaGCGAACGGGTGTTGTCCATCTTTTATTTTTCAGTCTATGATCTAACACAACAAGCCCTGTGTTTCTTTTTGTACAAAGTCAAAAGGTAAAAATTTTTGGGGAAAAATGTTGTTTCTAAAAACAAGTAGCCTCACCCAACCTCATGTTATTCTTCGTTTCATTAAGAAACGTCTCGCATCTCCCTTTAGGAGACATTTACCTGTGAAAGGAGGTTCTCCTTCTCCTCTAGCTCTTCCTCATTAAGTGGTTCTGCTTCATCAATCTTGGCCTGTTCCTCCTTCTGCGCTTGGGCCGAGTTGGGGAGATCTGGGTTTCTTGGCACCTGTTAGCATTGTGACATTCTGCATTATAAACTTGAAGATGACAGCTTCTGTAAAGAGTTTCTCATAACTTATTTTGATCTGATCTCGACCCCAAAACGTAGACCCACCTTGTAGCCAATAGTTTTCCTGTAATACAAGATCTCCTTCTCCAGCAGCTCGAAGAGCCGAGGAGGAAAGAACTGAAAGTCTTGAACATTGGGCTGTTTGGGAGGACGAGGAGCCTGTGGGAAGAAAATTACGTTTCATTATAACTGCTTGAAGTTTAATTCATATATCCATTCACAGTAAGGGTACTAATTTTACTCATACCTTTGGTGCTTTAGGCTCACTGACACGCAGGGCCTCTCTAAAATAAGCGTCCACAGCATAATTCGCCTTGCGTTCTCTTTTGGGTGGTTCAATCCAGTTAGTGATGACctgatttacaaaaaaataagtgAACTAGTATCAACGTCTTAGATACAAATTGGCCACATTACTGGGTTTACAGGTTAAGCACTAAATTGTTAAAATGAATGCATGACCTTCTTCTTTTCTCTGTAATCTTCACCCTCAAAATTGTACACACTGTTTTCGGTGTCCATCGTGAAGTTCCTCAGTGTGCCTTCTCCAAGATTGGCCAGCTTTTCCTTCATCTCCATGGTCTAAAATATATGCATAGTTCAATAACATGTTAGAGAATCCCACAGCTTTAATTAGCAAGACCCATAATACTGATGacatttgtgtgtatttagTCACACCTTCTTCTCTCCTCTTTCCAAGATGGCATCGATGTCTTCATCGGTGATCTCGCTCTCCTTAGAAGCAAACACGTGAGTGGCACCGTGTCGAATGATGTTCAGCATCTCATCCTTGCCCAGTTTGTTCATGCTAGGATCTACCAGTCTGCCTATTAAGAGCAATAGAGATTAATTTAATTGAGGCTCAATAGGTGCCAAACCTTTTTTAAATTTAGAATTGGCAAAGcaatttgtatttgtttactGGGTAAgacacatttttaatattttatttttagcatACCTTGCTGAATGACGATGGAGTCCAAGCGAAGTTTCATTTCGGCACGCTCCACGATTCTTTCCTCGACCGTATTTTCTGTGATGAAACGGAATACGCGCACCTGTTTCTTTTGACCAATCCTATGGGCACGGTCCTGAACAAAAATACCATCCaatgtcaaatatttttgcttAAGTGGACATTTAACCAAAATTATTGTagtaaaacattattattactCAATATTCTGTTAAAATTTTAGACTGGGCTCAAAAAACATCATGAATGAACAGCTGTCACAACGaaagtggatcaaaaaaaaaaaaagtgtgcaCGCAGTTCACATTTGATTCAACCTAAATTAGTCCGAGTtcactttataaaaaatacaatgtgTGAGAGGTTTGctatttagggctgtcacaatgattaaataatcgtctcatctcatgatttcagatcaccgcaattattgcacatttctttaaaaaacacaagggggagctgcagcgcatATATAAATTAGAccgtatcagatggcgctcTTTAACTAACAGTGTaacgcgatacattgcaaagccattcaatacagtggaaaaaacagcatttaaagaaaagcTGCAACACTTTTTCAGGTAAAACTGTTCTGTTATaatcagtttattttgattgcattttgacactttattgtgtttattatatgaagaattttcagtttttgaaagatatattcattaaatagttacttttaaattttgttatgtttattaatatttacttccaggtaaaccttgcaaaatatttaatttaaataatcacaacgtgtgaaaattatttcatgaacaaacaaaaaaatatgagaattaaatgtcaatgcaataaaacagacaactAATCGTCACAATTGTCAAAGCCCTTATTAGgcaattaaaggaatatttcattttcttaaaagaaaaatccagataatttactcaccaccatgtgatccaaaatgttgatgtctttctttgttcagtcaaggagaaattatgtgttttgaggaaaacattgcaggatttttctcattttaatggactttaatggacaccaacaattaatacttaacacttaacagttttttttcaacggagtttcaaaggactataaacgatcccaaagaggcataagggtcttatctagcaaaacgattgtcatttctgacaataaaaataacaaatatacacttttaaagcacaacttcttgtctaaaTCCCGTTGTGATGCACTAGCGTGaacccacgcaatacgtcatcacgtcaagaggtcacagaagacgaacgcgaaactccaccccagtgtttacaagcgtcttcaaagaggaccgttcctacgttgttgtatgtcaactgatactaattaatgtctttgtgtcagtttattgtttacaatggtccgcaaatgtgcgttttatatatgtaacatgtgacctccctacgtcactacgcatttacgttaggtcgcgctggaccggacctagacgaaacgttgtagtttaaaagagcatattttttatttttcttgtcaaaaatgacaatcgttttgctagataagacccttatgcctcgtttgggatcgtttatagtcctttgaaactttgttgaaaaaaactgttaagtgttgagttaagtattaattgttggtgtctattaaagtccattaaaatgagaaaaatcctgcaatgttttcttcaaaaaacataatttcttctcgactgaacaaagaaagacatcaacattttggatgacatggtggtgagtaaattatctggatttttcttttaagaaaatggaatattcctttaaccgTCAGCtaaatttcataaccgtgacagccaTATTGCCATTTTCATTTAAACTCTGAAATTACACCAATCGTTCTGCTTTATTCGGTGACCAACATGCGTATGAAAGCTAGACAACACGGTCCATAGCTTGTAGATCAACTTGAGGATTCCAGTCCGAGTCGTAGATGATGACGACATCAGCAGTCGCCAGATTGATACCGAGACCTCCGGCTCTGGTGCTCAACATGAATAAAAACTTTGAGCTGTTGGGCTCATTGAAAGCGTTGATGGAGATCTGCAGGCCACGAGAGAAGACGCCACATTAACACCATGTTAAATTAGTACCCACACCAAGAGGGTATGCATAAACTTCATACCTGTCGCTCCTCATGGGGTGTCTGTCCATCCAGACGGCAGTAATTATAGTTTCGCCACATACAGTAATCCTCCAGGATGTCAAGCACCCTTGTCATCTGACTGAAGATCAGAACCCGGGAGCCTGTGGGAAAGGGCACATCAACAAAAGCATGAGTAACTATTATGCAGGTCAACTGATGGAGATTGTCACACTGTAGTAgatctagggctgtcacaatgattaaataatcatctcatagcagttgtttgacctcatcgtgatgatttcagctcaccgcaatgattgcacatctctctaagaaacacaagggggagctgcagcgcttGTATAAACAAGACAGTATCAGTTGTGTTatctgtattaatatttactgccaggtaaatcttgcaaaatatttaatttaaataatcacaacactgtttctgaaataatttttacacaaagaaaaaaatgtaagagaattaaatgtcaaagtaatcaaacagacaattaatcatcacaatttattagacaattaactctcagccaaatttcataattgtgacagccccAAGTAGATCCCATTTCGGTGGACAGAACTGTTATTTACACAACATGAAGAAAAAAACACTTATAGCGGCATTCATCAGGTATTAATTTTCACCTTGCTCTTTGAGTTTAGGTAACAGCTTGTCCAGAACCACCATCTTGCCACCGTTGACCACCAGGTGGAGGTCGGTGGTGTAGGGCGGGCCAGGCTCCGCCCCATCAAACAGGTAAGGATGATTACAGCACTTCCTCAGCTGCATCAGTACATTCAACAGACGCATTTTGTCCATCTTACCAGCAGAATTCAGAATGTCAATATCCTTCATCAGAATCTTAGTGTACCTGAAGTCAAATAACCAACAGGGGTTATATTTCTGTTGCTTTCTTATCTCCAAATGATATAGAAAGTATGTGTTTTATGTAGCCCCATACCATTCTCTTTGCATCTTGCTGAGCCCGATATACATCTTGATCTCCTTTTTGGGGAGGAGCGATTTCTCCACATCTGCTTTGATACGTCTCAAGAGGAACGGACGCAGCACCTATCCAATCATAAGATTTGTTAGTGATGTTTTGAAacttaataacataaaaaaaactttcatataCTTTAAGTAGAAGACCAGTGTTGTGCTTCAgaaataaaataacttttagGGTAAAAAATTTAGTGTCACACATAAGAAATCAATTGAATTACGAACTCACAGTATGTAAACGCTCCACCAACTTCTGGTCTCCCAGACAGTTATTGGTGTCAAACCAGGCATCGAAATCCTGAATAATGAGAAATAAAAGATCACAAAACTATACATGTAACCtacatataacagcttcaagAAGTGCATATAAACCAGCAACTAATGCTTGATGACAAAACTCTTAACAGTGTAAGAAAGCCAAGCGTGAGACCTCAGAAGAGTTGAAGACATCAGGTAGCAGGAAGTTCAGTAGAGCCCACAGCTCGTGAAGGTTGTTCTGCAGCGGCGTTCCGGTTAGCAGCAATCGATTTGTCGTCTTGAACTCTCgcacgatctctgaaagctGAGAAAAATGTCTCTTGCTGTTAGCTGTATGTTtatgaaacaaaaacttgtttttGTTGCAACGTTATCTCATGTTCACTTCTAAATTACTTTCACAACCATTTTAACCCCTAAATTATCAACTACCCTTTTTGAGTGGGAGTGCGAAAAAGTTGCACcttgaaaataaatataacCGTTGCATTCTTtagtctagaagcctaatcttggtctctttttaaagaagacaataaGGTTTTTTACTAAGGTGTATGTAGTtgttattattaaattaaaaagctgttatagcagtttaagctaattttaataaatatatacttgattgcatttttttattttatatttaaaaaaactacaaaaatgaaaatgtttcatgccCCAAATGCTGAAAAAATAAAGCCATAAGTctcaactagggatgcaccgaatattcggccaccaaaaattttcggccgaaaatggcccaaaagtggattttcggttttcggccgaaagacttttatcaccgaaaaAATACGGCCGAAATaatgtgatgacgcaaacagaaaccacgacctgcacgtgcttgtctgaagaAACATATCTGCGGTGTGGACTAGATTTTTCTTAAACCCGCGTCCGCCGAATTTCTGACCAGGATGCCCGCAACCTGTGAGTTCCACTCCCGCCCACGCCCGTAATGTTTGCGGTCAAACCCGCGGATTTTCTCTGGGCATGTGTGTACAGTATTCACAAGCTCCGACTAAACATTCGTTCAGATTAACATCCAGAATAACAGACATGAAACATGATTGCTTTTAAAGTTAGGGATGTGGACGTAAGGTCAAATATTcgatctgcaataataattagaatggaaaaaaaatgatattcAAATGGTTTTAATCCGCCACCGCAGCATTACGGCTACTGCTCATTTAATCCTTTTTCACTTCACCTGTGCGGTCTTTTAAagactttaatgtaaaatatacatgaaaattaatatgtatgtatttctgattgttttggtAATTCAGATTGCAGACTAATTCAAGTGTTTAGAGTTTTAATGCCGGGTTTTTGACGTGCTTCTTCGCCGCCGCATCAGCGtacatcatgagagatttgttagCTTCCTTATATAGCCtagtttattttgttgttgaaaCGACACGAGACACACATGGAAAGcgaaacggagaacatttattttatctGTGGATATGGTTTTAACGAACCCGATAACTGCAAATGCCGTAACAGCAAACAATAGATCTGTTTTGTgaagtgttgttaaattaagctcgtAACTTTGCACCCTCAGCAATAATGTATCAAGCCAGCTTGCGTtatttgtaacataatattaaattcAGATATATTTGTTAGATCCGTTTGTTGTTCTCACTGGATAACAACAGAGCAGAGTTTTTTCTGCAGCTGGCATTAATGAGAAAAACGGGTTTCACCGGAGAAGGTAGGCTAAATATGATTTTCTTTctaaacaaaaacatgtcagactaaataaagaagatattcataTTTGACTGAGCCTTCGATCTATGCGGGTTTTAACGTgcattaaaatgtcataatttttttattagcattttgtaacattaacgttaaaacaaaaccacaactagcacatctcagtttttaaatgtatatactgCATGGCAAACAAGCAGCACCAAAGGATTAATTAAACAAACAGTTTAACTTTTAACAACCTGATGTGTCAATAGCCTACTCACCAGTTTTTCCAGACGTGAGGCAGATAGCCTATATAACTGAAGTTGGGTTTGTTTATGCCACATGTTGTTTGGCTTAATTTTCTTCTTAAATTGTGTGTGTTGACTCCATTTCTATTACACGCAAAAATACCATAAGTGCAATGGTaatactaataattggcatattttctttcggtgtttcggctttcggttttcggccttggtttcctctttttcggttttcggtttcggccaagaattttcatttcggtgcatccctagtctcAACTAGTTTTGATCCAAtgtttttcaaattaaaatcacaaaattgttttaccaacaaaggccactaggtgtcattagtttgctgcatactattgtcataaattaataaataactgCATTATTATTGCTAAAAGGTTTAaatatatgaaaactacattcttagagctttctaCTGACATATAGGTTGTCAAGATTGTTGAACATTTATAATAGGATATTAGTGTTATAAACATGTAATAACAACTTGGGCCCACCTGGGTGCCcatgacattttagaaaattgCTCTCAGTATCTCTCTCAAAATTgtgataaaatatgaaaattacaTTCTTAGTGCTTTCCAAGTTAAGTTAAGATTTTTAAAGGTTTATAATAGGATATTAGTGTTATACATGTGTAATAACTTGGGGGGCCTTGACATTTTACAAAACTACTCACTACATCATTCTTTTTGCAAAATGTGAATGAAAAATAACAACACGCTCAGAGCTTTTCAACAATATAAAGTTAATTATACAGTTATAGTCTATTATTGGTAAAATAGTTACGTAAACAATTTGGGCCCACCTGTGGGCCTGTGACAGGGGTTAAACATTCCCTTACACtagaaatgtaaatgcaaaccTTAGATTTTTCATTCTTGATACGGTGGGCCTCGTCAATAACCAGGTACCTCCAGTTGAACTTTTTGAAGACGGCTCTTTCAATAATAACCATCTCATAGGAGGTAACGCACACATCCCATTCACCTGGCAACAGCGTGTCACGAATAAATGCGGTCTGCAGACAGAAATCAAGATTAGATAGACAAAGACAAGACATGTAGACAAACATAAGTGTGACCAAATCTTATTACATGGTACGAGTCATTTCACATTAAGGTAacaatattaaagggatagttcggccaaaaacgatattaaacccatgatttactcacccccaagctgtccgagttgcatatgtccatcgtttttcagacaaacacattttcggatattttagaaaatattttagatatttctgttcattaaatgttatgttacggggtccagcaatagtccacgaccttcaagtccaaaaaagtgcgtccatccttcacaaattaaatccaaacggctccaggatgataaacaaaggtcttctgtgggtggTCCGTGCGGTGTTTTTGTGGAGATGTCCATGTTTGAAGTGTTGTTGACTTTGTAAACtggcttccggtagcgccgccattttggagtgatgcgcattcaggatgagagcttacgcagcgtacagagtttctctgctgctgctcggtgcccccgccctccgaatttgtcatacgtcactaagaaaagtgcgtacactacgctaatcctctctcctgagtctaggAGGGCGGCGCTACCGGAGGCTAGTTTGTagagttaataacattttaaatatggatatttctacaaaaacaccgcacggattacccacagaa
This region includes:
- the smarca5 gene encoding SWI/SNF-related matrix-associated actin-dependent regulator of chromatin subfamily A member 5; its protein translation is MSETESSMEQQREEPSQLDLAGPAEDEASENGHDEASDIVMDSEVQSSSSQLETEKSEQPGGYDEKLQTDRTNRFEYLLKQTEVFAHFIQPAAQKTPTSPLKMKPGRPRIKKDEKQNLLSAGDNRHRRTEQEEDEELLSESNKATSICTRFDDSPSYVKTGKLRDYQVRGLNWLISLYENGINGILADEMGLGKTLQTISLLGYMKHYRNIPGPHMVLVPKSTLYNWMNEFKRWVPSLRAVCLIGDRNERTAFIRDTLLPGEWDVCVTSYEMVIIERAVFKKFNWRYLVIDEAHRIKNEKSKLSEIVREFKTTNRLLLTGTPLQNNLHELWALLNFLLPDVFNSSEDFDAWFDTNNCLGDQKLVERLHTVLRPFLLRRIKADVEKSLLPKKEIKMYIGLSKMQREWYTKILMKDIDILNSAGKMDKMRLLNVLMQLRKCCNHPYLFDGAEPGPPYTTDLHLVVNGGKMVVLDKLLPKLKEQGSRVLIFSQMTRVLDILEDYCMWRNYNYCRLDGQTPHEERQISINAFNEPNSSKFLFMLSTRAGGLGINLATADVVIIYDSDWNPQVDLQAMDRDRAHRIGQKKQVRVFRFITENTVEERIVERAEMKLRLDSIVIQQGRLVDPSMNKLGKDEMLNIIRHGATHVFASKESEITDEDIDAILERGEKKTMEMKEKLANLGEGTLRNFTMDTENSVYNFEGEDYREKKKVITNWIEPPKRERKANYAVDAYFREALRVSEPKAPKAPRPPKQPNVQDFQFFPPRLFELLEKEILYYRKTIGYKVPRNPDLPNSAQAQKEEQAKIDEAEPLNEEELEEKENLLSQGFTIWTKRDFNQFIKANEKWGRDDIENIAREVEGKTPEEVMEYSAVFWERCNELQDIEKIMAQIERGEARIQRRISIKKALDSKIGRYKAPFHQLRISYGTNKGKNYTEEEDRFLICMLHKLGFDKESVYDELRQCIRNSPQFRFDWFLKSRTAMELQRRCNTLITLIERENMELEEREKAEKKKRGPRTSSAQKRKQEGTPDSRGRRKKLKL